A genomic stretch from Kwoniella europaea PYCC6329 chromosome 2, complete sequence includes:
- a CDS encoding 2,3-bisphosphoglycerate-independent phosphoglycerate mutase, which yields MSTRPAGSPEKAQDAKKQKTEDVQVKKKVCLIVHDGWGLSDNEKGNAIFHGDTTHMDAIRDKHNFVELEAHGLAVGLKEGLMGNSEVGHLNIGAGRIVWQDIVKIDQSIKKDEFQKQPAIVDAMNHAKSTSGRLHLLGLISDGGVHSHIQHLFALLRVAKKHEIPHVYIHFFGDGRDTAPKSATKYIGQLQDYIKEIGIGEISTVVGRYYAMDRDKRWDRVKIAIEGLVEGKGEKSSQEELIKTVEQGYENGTTDEFIKPIISGSEDSRIKKGDTLFMFNYRSDRMREITSVLGLPDKPMEVNVPEDLNITTMSKYNAEFPFNIAFPPQGMTNVLAEWLGKQGVKQCHIAETEKYAHVTFFFNGGVEKQFENESREMIPSPKVATYDKQPEMSVQGVADKVAEVVKSDKFEFVMCNFAPPDMVGHTGDYEAAVKAITATDAAVKTVYDACEEAGYVLCITADHGNAEQMLDPNTGNPHTAHTTNHVPFIVTGDKGSLEVSGEQGALADVAPTILAILGLPQPEEMSGRSLLAQQ from the exons ATGTCCACTAGACCAGCTGGATCACCTGAGAAAGCACAAGATGCTAAAAAACAAAAGACAGAGGACGTCCAAGTCAAGA AGAAGGTCTGTTTGAT TGTCCACGACGGATGGGGTTTATCGGACAACGAAAAGGGAAATGCGATCTTCCATGGTGATACCACTCACATGGACGCTATAAGGGATAAACATAACTTCGTAGAGCTCGAAGCTCACGGTTTGGCTGTGGGGTTGAAAGAGGGTTTGATGGGTAATTCCGAAGTTGG TCACTTAAACATCGGTGCTGGTAGAATCGTATGGCAAGACATCgtcaagattgatcaat caatcaagaaagatgaattccAGAAGCAACCTGCCATCGTCGACGCAATGAACCATGCCAAATCCACTTCTGGCCGACTTCACCTTCTAGGTCTCATCTCAGATGGAGGTGTTCATTCGCACATCCAACATTTATTCGCTTTGTTACGAGTAGCCAAGAAACATGAGATCCCCCATGTGTACATCCACTTCTTCGGTGATGGAAGGGATACTGCTCCCAAATCAGCTACGAAGTATATCGGTCAATTGCAAGATTACATCAAAGAGATTGGTATCGGTGAGATCTCTACTGTCGTAGGAAGATATTACGCCATGGACAGAGATAAGCGATGGGATAGAGTTAAGATTGCTATTGAAGGTCTGGtagaaggtaaaggagaGAAATCTTCTCaagaggaattgatcaagactGTTGAACAAGGTTACGAGAATGGTACGACGGATGAATTCATCAAACCTATCATCTCGGGATCGGAGGATTCGAGaatcaaga AGGGAGACACTCTCTTCATGTTCAACTACCGATCTGATCGAATGAGAGAAATCACCTCGGTTCTCGGTCTCCCTGATAAGCCTATGGAAGTCAACGTTCCAGAGGATTTG AACATCACCACAATGTCCAAATACAACGCCGAATTCCCATTCAACATTGCTTTCCCACCTCAGGGAATGACCAATGTCCTTGCTGAATGGTTAGGTAAACAAGGTGTGAAACAGTGTCACATTGCTG AAACTGAAAAATACGCCCATgtcaccttcttcttcaacggtGGTGTTGAGAAGCAATTCGAGAACGAATCAAGAGAAATGATCCCTTCGCCTAAAGTTGCCACTTACGACAAACAACCTGAGATGTCTGTTCAAGGTGTAGCGGACAAAGTGGCCGAGGTCGTCAAATCGGACAAGTTCGAGTTTGTCATGTGTAACTTTGCTCCTCCTGATATG GTCGGTCACACTGGGGATTACGAAGCTGCCGTCAAAGCAATTACCGCTACCGATGCTGCTGTCAAGACAGTCTATGACGCATGTGAAGAAGCAGGATATGTGTTGTGTATCACTGCGGATCACGGTAATGCTGAACAGATGTTGGATCCCAACACTGGTAACCCCCACACTGCTCACACCACTA ACCACGTTCCATTCATCGTCACTGGCGATAAAGGTTCGCTCGAAGTTTCCGGTGAACAAGGTGCTTTGGCGGATGTCGCACCTACCATTTTGGCCATCTTGGGTCTTCCCCAACCTGAGG AAATGTCCGGTCGATCCCTTCTTGCTCAGCAATAG
- a CDS encoding chitin synthase export chaperone, which translates to MSDSFKFGSFDYFCEHAALVVCPLLGSSQGTMATCYSRNVQLGSQIIFQPATCFVHIAALGMTAIMLFHVRSKYTAVGRKEIVTFFYMYMFVELLAIFLDSAIIPTAHAVYPWFTAVYAGAVGALYWCILINGFVGFQLYEDGTPISLWFLRLSSLAIWGICFFVAIATFKGFASFSFEKPVGLFVTYLVFPAVCAVIYFVSQLLLVVRTLDDRWVIGDLVFMAGFYVCGILLLLAFSVTICDKVNHYVDGVFFFSMAMLLTVMMIYKYWDSITKEDLEFSVGSKAAVWEVKDPLMAGGSEYYPEDDTQSSYRGAGGSLVGGMGGNNYYGNYPAQTYGQQGYSQQGYGGGYGGNQQYGGGHY; encoded by the exons ATGTCAGACAGCTTCAAGTTCGGTTCGTTCGACTATTTCTGTGAACATGCCGCTTTGGTAGTATGCCCGCTCCTTGGGTCATCTCAGGGGACGATGGCGACGTGTTATAGTAGAAATGTTCAGTTGGGATCACAAATCATATTTCAACCTG CAACATGTTTCGTTCACATCGCCGCACTAGGAATGACAGCCATCATGTTATTCCACGTTCGATCAAAGTACACCGCAgtgggaaggaaagaaatcGTCACTTTCTTTTATATGTACATGTTTGTTGAATTGTTGGCTATATTTTTGGATTCCGCTATTATCCCTACTGCCCATGCTGTCTATCCC TGGTTCACAGCTGTTTACGCTGGAGCCGTCGGAGCGCTGTATTGGTGTATCTTAATAAATGGATTTGTTGGATTCCAATTATATGAAGATGGTACACCAATAAGTTTATGG TTCCTCCGATTATCATCCCTCGCTATATGGGGTATATGCTTCTTCGTCGCCATCGCCACATTCAAGGGATTcgcttctttctcattcGAGAAACCCGTCGGATTATTCGTCACTTACCTTGTATTCCCCGCTGTATGCGCTGTCATCTACTTTGTCTCTCAACTTTTGTTAGTAGTTCGAACATTGGATGATCGATGG GTCATTGGAGATCTAGTCTTCATGGCTGGATTCTACGTATGTGGTATCTTGCTGTTACTTGCTTTCAGCGTTACGATTTGTGATAAAGTCAATCACTACgttgatggag TATTCTTTTTCTCGATGGCTATGCTCTTaacagtgatgatgatctacaAATACTGGGACT CAATCACCAAAGAAGATCTCGAGTTCTCAGTCGGTTCCAAAGCTGCAGTTTGGGAAGTCAAAGATCCACTTATGGCT GGCGGATCGGAATATTACCCCGAAGACGATACTCAATCTTCATACAGGGGTGCAGGAGGATCTTTAGTAggtggaatgggaggaaATAATTATTATGGCAATTACCCAGCGCAGACTTATGGTCAACAGGGATATAGTCAACAAGGTTATGGAGGAGGTTATGGGGGTAATCAACAGTATGGTGGAGGACATTATTAG
- a CDS encoding homoaconitase, mitochondrial: protein MVLLPRLTRLGAQNKLAFIHASRQNGRFYATVSNPQTVIEKIVQKYAVDLPQGTKVRAGDYVMIKPEHVMTHDNTGPVISKFLSLSCSKLDNPRQPVFTLDHDVQNKSETNQNKYKKIEAFAKQHNVDFYPAGRGIGHQIIVEEGYAWPGKMVVASDSHSNHYGGVGCLGTAIVRTDAAGIWATGKFWWQIPRVVSVSLDGKLSPGVTGKDVIVALAGLFNNDEVLNAAIEFTGSGIEHLSIDERLTIANMTTEWGAVAGVFPIDSKLEEWYKGIFRKNELRRFLSQPSTSSMAPIPEPSDPVNESQPHPRLNPDRLQDAITNRPTADPGATYAARLSLDLSTLVPYVSGPNSVKVATALPKLVEDKIKINKAYLVSCTNSRASDIASAAEVLRGKKIANGVEFYIAAASSRVQEDAESSGDWQTLIDAGAKTLPAGCGPCIGLGVGLLEKGEVGISATNRNYKGRMGSPEAIAYLASPAVVAASAAKGYICGPDSINWDNLPKFERPKISIIEENSESTSAQEVDEASLEPLLEGFPEYFEGPLLFAPQDNLTTDGMYPGKYTYQDDITPERQAEVVMENYDPTFATTAKELRGTLPTSESSSSTRPGAILLSGYNFGTGSSREQAATAIKNAGIPLVICGSFGDIFKRNSINNGLILVESPTLIKDMTDRFAKDGVRGKGGKDGKLTVVPENWKIKVDTRRGKVTVSMGEEGEKVYNAAKVGRSVQELWVNGGLEGFIRASL, encoded by the exons ACGCGACAGTATCGAACCCTCAAACAGTCATTGAGAAGATTGTACAGAAGTATGCAGTAGATCTACCGCAGGGCACCAAAGTGAGAGCTGGTGATTATGTGATGATTAAGCCTGAGCATGT GATGACCCACGATAACACCGGTCCAGTCATATCCAAATTTCTATCCCTTTCATGCTCTAAACTCGATAATCCTAGACAACCAGTGTTCACCCTCGATCACGACGTGCAGAACAAATCGGAAACCAACCAGAACAAGTACAAGAAGATTGAAGCTTTTGCGAAACAGCACAATGTCGATTTTTACCCTGCAGGAAGAGGTATAGGACATCAGATCatcgttgaagaaggatatgcATGGCCtggaaagatggtggtggCTTCGGACAGTCATTCGAACCATTATGGTGGTGTTGGGTGTTTGGGTACCGCTATAGTTAGGACTGATGCTGC AGGTATTTGGGCGACTGGTAAATTCTGGTGGCAAATCCCCCGAGTAGTCTCTGTCTCCCTCGACGGCAAGCTTTCACCAGGCGTAACAGGAAAAGACGTTATAGTAGCTTTAGCCGGTTTATTCAATAACGATGAAGTTCTCAATGCCGCCATCGAATTCACTGGATCCGGTATAGAACATTTATCAATCGACGAGAGGTTGACTATAGCCAATATGACTACTGAATGGGGAGCGGTCGCAGGTGTGTTTCCTATAGATTCgaaattggaagaatggtataAAGGTATATTTAGAAAGAACGAATTGAGGAGATTCTTATCTCAACCAAGTACTTCAAGTATGGCACCTATTCCTGAACCTTCTGATCCAGTGAACgaatctcaacctcatccaagACTTAACCCCGACCGTCTTCAGGATGCTATCACCAATAGACCCACGGCCGATCCCGGTGCGACCTACGCTGCTAGATTATCCCTCGACTTGTCTACTTTGGTTCCATACGTATCTGGACCGAACTCAGTCAAAGTTGCTACTGCCTTGCCCAAGTTGGTAGAAGATAAGATCAAGATTAATAAAGCGTATTTGGTCTCTTGTACCAACTCTAGAGCTTCGGATATAGCTTCTGCCGCTGAGGTAttgagaggaaagaaaattGCCAATGGAGTTGAGTTCTACATTGCAGCTGCGTCAAGTAGGGTACAGGAAGATGCCGAGTCTTCGGGAGATTGGCAAACTCTCATTGACGCTGGAGCGAAGACACTCCCAGCAGGGTGCGGACCATGTATTGGTTTGGGTGTTGGCTTGTTGGAAAAAGGCGAAGTTGGAATCAGTGCTACTAATAGGAATTACAAGGGTAGAATGGGATCACCAGAAGCTATCGCCTATCTAGCATCACCAGCTGTAGTTGCTGCGTCTGCTGCTAAGGGATACATCTGTGGTCCGGATTCGATAAACTGGGATAATCTACCTAAATTCGAGAGACCaaagatatcgataataGAGGAAAACTCCGAGTCTACCTCTGCACAGGAAGTCGACGAGGCGTCTCTAGAACCATTATTGGAAGGTTTCCCGGAATACTTTGAAGGTCCTCTACTCTTCGCTCCTCAAGATAACTTGACAACGGACGGTATGTACCCTGGTAAATACACTTATCAAGATGACATCACCCCTGAGAGACAGGCAGAGGTTGTaatgg AGAACTACGACCCAACATTTGCAACCACCGCGAAAGAACTCCGAGGTACTCTCCCTACGTCCgaatcctcttcatctactagACCGGGTGCGATCCTCTTATCAGGATACAATTTTGGTACTGGTTCATCTCGTGAACAAGCCGCTACTGCCATTAAGAATGCGGGTATACCCTTGGTCATCTGTGGATCGTTCGGTGACATCTTTAAGAGGAATTCGATAAATAATGGATTGATCTTGGTGGAATCGCCAACCCTGATTAAAGATATGACTGATAGATTTGCCAAGGATGGAGTGAGGGGTAaaggaggtaaagatggaAAGTTGACTGTTGTCCCTGAGAACTGGAAGATAAAGGTTGATACGAGACGAGGTAAAGTCACGGTCAGcatgggtgaagaaggtgaaaaggtgTATAATGCTGCCAAGGTAGGAAGGAGTGTACAGGAGTTGTGGGTCAatggaggattggaaggattCATCAGAGCTTCTTTGTAG